GATTTTGGCTGTGCAAAGGTATCCGATCTTCAAAGCCTCGATGATCTGTGCATCCGGTGCACTCCCACGGATCCTGGGGTCGATAGCACATGATGTTTGGTTCGTCCTCACAAGTCCCCTTGCCCAACTCGTCAAGTTTGTTTCTTTCTCATCTTCGTACACATCTTCAACTGGCTTCTTCCCCGTGATGAGCTCAAACAGGATCACTCCGAATCCATATATGTCTGACTTGGGTGTTGGAGCCTTTGGCGATGAGCTGCTGCTCTCTGGGTCGAGAAACTCTGGTGGCACGTACCCTGGCGATCCACGAGCAATCTCATCTTCAGCCCCATTGCCAAAAATCTTCGAAATTCCAAAGTCTGACAGCCTGGGCTCTAAGTTGGAGTCCAGATAGACGCTGCTTGCTTTGACGTCTCTGTGGATGATGGGAGGCGAGCAGCCATGGTGGAGGAACGCAAGTGCACGAGCAGTGCCAAGTGCGATCTTGTGTCTGAATCTCCACGTTGTTAGTGATCCTTCAGGGCCAACGTTTTGTATCCCGCTGTTCTCATCTTCCCATGTGTCTGTGCTCCAATCTTCCGTCCTTTGAGTCCCTAGTGGCAGATCGTAGAGCAAGTTCTGCAAGTTCCCATTCTCCATGTAATCGTAGATAGCTATCCTCTGCTCACCAGCCAAGCAATATCCGGTTAATGGAACGAGATTAGGGTGCTTGATTCGACCAAGATACTCGAGCTCTCTTGCAGCTTCATGGTCTGTCATCGTGGACCCATGGACCAAAACCTTAACAGCAACGTGTAATCCCCCTGGCAGCAGTCCACCATACACCGGCCCGAATCTCCCTTCTGCCAGCAAGGTGCCCCGATCAAAATGAGAGGTCGCAGACAGCAAGTCCGCAAATGTAAAGTTCAGCAGCGGCTTCTCAAAAATGACCACGGGCACTGATGTTGCCTGCTTAACATCAGCCACCCAAGTGGTTGAATCCGTCTGGAATGAGAAGGGCCCCGAGACTGCCTGCTCCTCCGTATAAGAATCCTGTTTCACAGCCCACATTCTTGTCTTTCTACGACATCGAAAGGCTAGAACAAGCAACCCCATGAGCAAAAACACCATGGAGACGGCCAGAGCCAGAGCAATCTTTAGCCCTCTATGCTTTGGAGACTTTTTCCTAAAGAAGTCCGGGTTGGCAGCAATGGGGCAGCTATTAGTCGATCCTATGAAAGAAGCTTCAAGGATTTTGGGGGAAAACTGGGACGCACAAAAGCTAAGGTTGTTGTAAGAGAAATTGAAGGTATCCATATGATGGAGCTCATCAATCACCACCAATGGGATGTCTCCTTTTAGATTGTTGTGTGAAAGGTCAAGAAACTTGAGGCTCTTAAACGCGAAACGAGGAATGTGGGAGCTGAGATGGTTATCAGAGAGATCAAGGGTTGCTAAACTAGTTAGGCCTGAGATGTTGCTAGGAATCTCACCAACCAAATTGGTAGCAGACAAATTTAGATACTCTAAATGTGTGAGCATATCAACATTGATCAGAAAGTGGTGTTTGGTGAATCTGTTGTGTGCAAGATTAAGGTGTCTAAGATTGATAAACTGATGCAATCCTGAGAAGAAAAGTTCACCACTCAACTCATTCTCAGACATATCCAAATACAGCAAATTGGACCAATTGAAAGCTGATGTAAGGTTTACCTGAGGAATGTGGCCTTGGAACAGATTCCTGCTCAAATCCACCACCTCCAACACACCTTCAAACACACCTAAAACAGAACCCCTGAAGATATTGCCAGAGAGATTCAGAAAGCTCACGCTTTTCATCCCGGTAAAGTCCGAATCCCGGCCAACAACCTTGTTTTCTGCTAAGCTCAACAGCTTGAGCTGTGGCAATGCAGCAGCAAATCCACTAGGGAGAGAGCCATTGAGCTTGTTTTCAGACAGATCAACAGAAACCAAATTCAAACACTGCAATATTCCTAATGGAACACTGGATTCAAACCCATTGCGGCTGAGATTCAAAGCCTGCAACTTGGTTAATGAGCTGACTGCTTCTGGAATGATCCCACTAAATTTGTTGAATGAAAGGTCCAAACTTTGAAGGTGCCCAAAATTTCCTATGTTGCTAGAAAGACTCCCAGAGATTAAGTTGTATGAAAGATTAAGAAATATGAGAGAACCCAAACTCCAGAAATCAGAAGGCAAGGTAGTAATCTTGTTACTGCTAAGATCCAAAGATTCAAGCTTTGTCAATTTCCCAATAGTTGTATCAGGAATCACACCAGATAAACCCACTCCAGAAGCTTCTAGCTTCACAACATTTTGTCCCTCATCATCACAAACCACACCTCTCCAAGAACAGAATGACCCAGAAAATCCATATTTTTGGGGTGGGTTTAAGCCCATTTTTACAAAGAATTCAAGAAGAAATGACTCGTCTGTGTTGGGTTGTTGGCAAACCAAAGGCCTAAACAGCAGAGCCACCACTAAAATGTAGTAACCCACTATTTCAACACCCATTTTGAcacaacaaaaccaagaaaaatcaaatctttcCCCCCGAAACGGCCTACACTTTCAATACAAAGAATCTTGCAGCCATTTCTCTGCAACCTGAAAAAGACCAAGAAATCCACAGTCAAGAAAACAGATAGTAAcactttgatttttttaaagagtGAATGCAAATTGAGTAGTGACTTAATAAGCATACCT
This portion of the Salvia splendens isolate huo1 chromosome 10, SspV2, whole genome shotgun sequence genome encodes:
- the LOC121750520 gene encoding probable LRR receptor-like serine/threonine-protein kinase At2g24230, which produces MGVEIVGYYILVVALLFRPLVCQQPNTDESFLLEFFVKMGLNPPQKYGFSGSFCSWRGVVCDDEGQNVVKLEASGVGLSGVIPDTTIGKLTKLESLDLSSNKITTLPSDFWSLGSLIFLNLSYNLISGSLSSNIGNFGHLQSLDLSFNKFSGIIPEAVSSLTKLQALNLSRNGFESSVPLGILQCLNLVSVDLSENKLNGSLPSGFAAALPQLKLLSLAENKVVGRDSDFTGMKSVSFLNLSGNIFRGSVLGVFEGVLEVVDLSRNLFQGHIPQVNLTSAFNWSNLLYLDMSENELSGELFFSGLHQFINLRHLNLAHNRFTKHHFLINVDMLTHLEYLNLSATNLVGEIPSNISGLTSLATLDLSDNHLSSHIPRFAFKSLKFLDLSHNNLKGDIPLVVIDELHHMDTFNFSYNNLSFCASQFSPKILEASFIGSTNSCPIAANPDFFRKKSPKHRGLKIALALAVSMVFLLMGLLVLAFRCRRKTRMWAVKQDSYTEEQAVSGPFSFQTDSTTWVADVKQATSVPVVIFEKPLLNFTFADLLSATSHFDRGTLLAEGRFGPVYGGLLPGGLHVAVKVLVHGSTMTDHEAARELEYLGRIKHPNLVPLTGYCLAGEQRIAIYDYMENGNLQNLLYDLPLGTQRTEDWSTDTWEDENSGIQNVGPEGSLTTWRFRHKIALGTARALAFLHHGCSPPIIHRDVKASSVYLDSNLEPRLSDFGISKIFGNGAEDEIARGSPGYVPPEFLDPESSSSSPKAPTPKSDIYGFGVILFELITGKKPVEDVYEDEKETNLTSWARGLVRTNQTSCAIDPRIRGSAPDAQIIEALKIGYLCTAKIPSKRPTMQQVVGLLKDLEQITHT